One Deltaproteobacteria bacterium genomic region harbors:
- a CDS encoding TraR/DksA C4-type zinc finger protein, protein MRTRELNSFKSLLLEQRSDLINKIQSFRSETLAPVGERGDEGDRATSELDLSRAVRDQERINMLLPKIDRALHRITQGNYGLCETCEEPIGIPRLKARPVATLCIACKEEQEQTERIFA, encoded by the coding sequence ATGCGCACACGTGAACTCAACTCTTTTAAGTCGCTGCTTCTTGAGCAGCGTTCGGATCTCATTAACAAAATTCAGAGCTTTCGAAGTGAAACGCTGGCTCCTGTTGGCGAGCGAGGCGACGAAGGAGACCGAGCAACTTCAGAACTAGATCTTTCTCGAGCTGTTCGCGATCAAGAGCGCATCAATATGCTTCTTCCTAAAATCGATCGCGCTCTTCACCGCATCACTCAAGGCAATTACGGCCTCTGTGAGACGTGCGAAGAGCCAATCGGCATTCCGCGACTAAAGGCACGTCCCGTCGCCACTCTCTGCATTGCCTGCAAAGAAGAGCAAGAGCAAACCGAACGCATCTTCGCCTAA
- a CDS encoding TraR/DksA family transcriptional regulator — translation MEKTATKVLSDQFVRECRTRLLEMKSELLNRARNAMREFENRDRGGGDEADMTMALLAENDFLSDQERTKTRLLEIESALARIERGSYGVCEETDEPIEIERLRALPWTRLSIEGAEIREALSRRYVR, via the coding sequence ATGGAAAAGACTGCGACTAAGGTTTTAAGCGATCAGTTCGTTCGAGAATGCCGCACGAGACTGCTGGAGATGAAGTCTGAACTTCTAAACCGTGCGCGAAATGCGATGCGCGAATTTGAAAACCGCGATCGAGGCGGTGGAGACGAAGCCGACATGACAATGGCTCTTCTTGCCGAGAACGACTTTCTTAGTGATCAAGAGCGGACTAAGACTCGCCTTTTGGAAATTGAAAGCGCTCTCGCAAGGATCGAACGCGGCAGCTATGGCGTTTGCGAAGAGACCGACGAACCAATCGAAATCGAACGATTGCGCGCACTCCCCTGGACACGCCTCTCGATCGAGGGTGCGGAGATTCGCGAGGCTCTTAGTCGTCGCTACGTGCGATAG
- a CDS encoding penicillin-binding protein activator, producing MQKWILSFAAASIAVFLVSCQTTPKRRQPVKATPSIEQEFKQARLALEAGDNKKAIARFKKITTTSPDSELADDANMMMAQIYERQQLWNDALQSYMAVAKGELATPFESEALLRAARINVRFNKFNEAIELAKVVSRSDASTPAQKFDADELRGEVLLSENKVLEAIELYVELVETSADPGRKDKYRLAAQDLLDTRLNEDELREVSERSSFRFLRPTAKYRIGLSFAEQKQLARARSAFEDVIALAPGTELAERATGLITQIDARSRVNPRTVGAILPLSGRQQAVGYRALRGLQLGLGIYSANKKASGFRLAVIDSEGNPDIARRAVERLVIEDNTVGIVGGLLSRTASAEASKAQEFGIPTLMLGQKAGLTETGDFIFRNALTSQMQAERLAAVSIENLGLKKFAILFPNDPYGTEFANFFWDAVRIRGGTVTAAQSYDPKETDFRGHVQRMVGNFYIEDRADEYRLRYRQYLDKNPKRSVRQGSAAPEEILPPIVDFDALFIPDSSRAAGQIAPMLAYNDVDNLRLLGTNLWNNASFVSRGQKFVENAIIVDGLYTGDRSFKSSEFVRAFKEVFGEEPGMIEAQAYDSGLLLRQLIASGATSRIELQEKLTSVKGFPGAFGNLDMSASRELQRPISVLTVKDAKLIPFENTPQ from the coding sequence ATGCAAAAGTGGATTCTTAGCTTTGCCGCCGCATCGATTGCGGTTTTTTTGGTTTCTTGTCAGACGACACCCAAGCGCCGACAGCCCGTGAAGGCCACTCCTTCGATTGAACAAGAATTCAAACAGGCTCGCCTTGCCCTGGAAGCAGGCGACAATAAAAAAGCGATCGCGCGGTTTAAAAAAATCACGACCACTTCCCCGGATTCCGAACTAGCCGATGACGCGAACATGATGATGGCGCAAATCTATGAGCGACAGCAGCTTTGGAATGACGCCCTTCAAAGCTACATGGCAGTTGCAAAAGGCGAACTCGCTACGCCTTTTGAGTCCGAGGCCTTGCTTCGCGCTGCGCGAATCAACGTTCGTTTCAATAAATTTAATGAAGCAATCGAGCTGGCGAAAGTTGTCAGTCGATCGGACGCTTCCACTCCGGCTCAGAAGTTTGATGCCGACGAGCTGCGCGGCGAAGTGCTTCTGTCAGAAAACAAGGTCCTTGAAGCTATCGAACTCTACGTCGAATTGGTGGAGACTTCTGCAGATCCGGGCCGAAAAGATAAGTATCGGCTAGCGGCGCAGGATCTTTTGGACACCCGTCTTAATGAAGACGAGCTTCGCGAAGTTTCCGAGCGAAGCAGTTTTCGTTTTCTTCGCCCTACAGCAAAGTATCGCATTGGACTTTCGTTTGCTGAACAAAAGCAGCTCGCCCGCGCGCGATCTGCTTTTGAAGATGTGATCGCCTTAGCGCCAGGAACTGAACTCGCCGAGAGGGCAACCGGATTGATCACTCAGATCGACGCCAGAAGTCGCGTCAATCCGCGCACAGTGGGCGCGATTCTTCCGCTTTCGGGTCGGCAGCAAGCCGTCGGATATCGCGCTCTCCGAGGATTACAGCTGGGCCTGGGAATTTATAGCGCAAACAAAAAAGCTTCTGGTTTTCGACTTGCAGTAATCGACAGCGAAGGAAACCCAGATATTGCGAGACGGGCCGTTGAACGTCTCGTGATTGAAGATAACACTGTTGGAATCGTTGGCGGTTTGCTTTCGAGAACGGCCAGCGCAGAGGCTAGCAAGGCGCAAGAGTTCGGAATTCCTACTCTGATGCTTGGCCAAAAAGCCGGTCTCACTGAAACTGGCGATTTTATCTTTCGAAATGCACTGACCAGCCAGATGCAGGCCGAGCGCTTAGCGGCTGTCTCGATCGAAAACTTGGGTCTCAAAAAATTTGCTATTTTATTTCCCAATGATCCCTACGGTACTGAGTTCGCGAATTTCTTTTGGGATGCGGTTCGAATTCGCGGCGGCACGGTGACAGCCGCTCAGTCTTACGATCCTAAAGAAACAGATTTCCGTGGCCACGTTCAAAGAATGGTCGGGAATTTCTACATCGAAGACCGCGCAGATGAGTACCGACTTCGCTATCGACAGTACCTGGACAAGAATCCGAAACGTTCTGTGCGGCAAGGATCAGCTGCCCCTGAAGAGATTCTTCCGCCGATTGTGGACTTCGATGCTTTGTTTATTCCAGATAGTTCGCGTGCGGCAGGACAGATCGCGCCGATGCTAGCGTATAACGACGTCGACAATTTACGACTATTGGGAACCAACCTTTGGAACAACGCTTCGTTCGTCAGTCGTGGGCAGAAATTTGTAGAGAACGCGATTATTGTCGATGGCCTTTATACCGGGGACCGGTCTTTCAAATCATCTGAATTTGTTCGAGCATTCAAGGAGGTCTTCGGCGAGGAGCCCGGTATGATTGAAGCGCAGGCATACGATTCAGGACTGCTGCTGCGCCAGCTTATCGCTAGCGGTGCGACATCGCGAATTGAACTGCAGGAAAAGCTGACAAGCGTGAAAGGGTTTCCGGGCGCATTCGGGAATCTCGACATGAGCGCCAGCCGTGAACTGCAAAGGCCAATCAGCGTTTTGACCGTGAAAGACGCGAAGCTTATACCCTTTGAAAACACCCCACAATAA
- a CDS encoding DnaJ domain-containing protein produces MSNKRDYYEILGVRRNSTADEIKKAFRKLAVQFHPDKNPGDKTAEEKFKEASEANEVLSDPTKRQQYDQFGHGFAAFAGAGAGGPFGGGPSGPFGGGAGFEDQTFSGFGSSGPESFQDIFGDIFGDAFRDVRQKAQRPGGPEGPRGGTRTRGADLRYTITITFEEAATGCEKTISFVRQRGGREETARLAITIPSGVKPGQRLKLRAEGDAPQTGNQFGDLYVIVSVAEHSLFRRVENDVHLELPLSFIDAVNGTIAEIPTLTGKASLKIPPGTPSGQIFRLKGKGYPSVGQGGAATGDMLVKVLIDVPRELNDNQRELLKAFSASVRPGPMVKSFQEKVDRLRKK; encoded by the coding sequence GTGTCCAATAAACGCGACTACTACGAGATTCTCGGCGTCCGTCGCAATTCGACGGCCGACGAAATTAAAAAAGCTTTTCGAAAGCTCGCAGTTCAGTTTCACCCCGATAAGAATCCCGGCGACAAGACGGCCGAAGAAAAATTTAAAGAGGCGTCCGAGGCCAACGAGGTCTTGAGCGACCCTACGAAGCGGCAACAATATGATCAGTTCGGGCACGGCTTCGCGGCATTTGCGGGCGCCGGCGCAGGTGGACCCTTCGGCGGCGGGCCCAGCGGGCCGTTCGGCGGAGGTGCCGGCTTTGAGGATCAAACCTTTAGCGGCTTTGGATCGTCCGGCCCCGAGTCCTTTCAAGATATCTTTGGCGACATCTTTGGCGACGCATTTCGCGACGTGCGCCAAAAGGCCCAACGCCCAGGTGGGCCCGAAGGACCGCGCGGTGGCACCCGCACTCGAGGCGCCGATTTACGATACACAATCACAATCACTTTTGAAGAGGCAGCGACCGGTTGCGAGAAGACCATTAGTTTCGTTCGACAGCGCGGTGGTCGCGAAGAAACCGCACGACTGGCGATCACAATTCCGTCTGGAGTGAAGCCCGGACAAAGATTGAAGCTCCGCGCGGAGGGCGACGCACCTCAAACCGGAAATCAATTCGGCGATTTGTATGTTATCGTCAGTGTTGCCGAACACTCATTGTTTCGACGCGTTGAAAACGACGTCCACCTGGAACTTCCTTTAAGTTTTATCGACGCCGTCAACGGAACGATCGCGGAAATCCCCACTCTGACCGGCAAGGCCTCGTTAAAAATACCGCCGGGCACACCTTCGGGGCAGATTTTTCGCCTCAAAGGCAAAGGCTATCCTTCTGTTGGCCAAGGCGGCGCGGCAACTGGGGACATGTTAGTGAAGGTTCTGATCGACGTGCCTCGTGAGCTGAACGATAATCAAAGAGAATTGTTAAAGGCTTTCTCGGCAAGCGTTCGACCAGGACCCATGGTTAAGTCGTTTCAAGAAAAGGTCGATCGCCTCCGCAAGAAGTAG
- a CDS encoding nucleotide exchange factor GrpE, with translation MRRLSDETQPGVEINHSGGDTKSAASGGESDLTAQLAKVRNEFLYLYAEFENYKKNAIKERSDLRKYGSERLVVDLLGVLDIFETALSLEQTPENMAAFRKGIELTGQELRTTLLKHGVEEQAALGSAFNPGMHEALSSEETAEFPEGHISRVFKKPYKLHDRIVRPGQVVVARPKSN, from the coding sequence ATGCGGCGGCTTTCCGACGAGACGCAACCAGGTGTCGAAATCAATCATTCGGGCGGTGACACAAAGTCAGCGGCCAGTGGAGGCGAGTCCGACCTCACTGCTCAACTCGCAAAAGTACGAAACGAGTTCTTGTATCTTTATGCGGAATTTGAAAACTATAAAAAAAACGCGATCAAAGAACGCTCCGATCTCCGCAAGTACGGATCTGAACGCCTTGTCGTTGACCTACTAGGCGTTCTCGACATTTTTGAAACTGCACTTTCGCTAGAGCAAACTCCCGAAAACATGGCTGCCTTTCGAAAAGGTATTGAGCTTACGGGCCAAGAGCTTCGCACCACTCTATTAAAACACGGCGTCGAGGAGCAGGCGGCTCTTGGTTCCGCATTCAACCCCGGCATGCACGAAGCACTTAGCAGTGAAGAAACGGCCGAATTTCCAGAGGGACATATCTCTCGGGTGTTTAAGAAACCCTATAAACTTCACGACCGTATCGTGCGCCCTGGCCAAGTTGTCGTGGCCCGGCCTAAAAGCAATTAG
- the hemW gene encoding radical SAM family heme chaperone HemW produces MNRLGIYVHIPYCLQICTYCDFVKFESKDLPPPRDYISLLALELSSRREAFTPIATEVHSIYFGGGTPSLFSPQEILSVLDEIEKNGLKFRDRLGKLEITLEINPGTIDLQSLELYLKMGISRFSVGAQTFDESLLVKTGRKHTVQETVETLELLANKGVNYSFDLLFGLPGQSLEGVQADVRRAMMFSPSHISAYNLTVPTGHPLNRGRASDDVQAEMFSLIESELAQGGITRYEVSNFAKPGFESQHNLLYWTDQPYWGLGIGAHSYIPGDGSRGWGSRFWNPATVRAYQNELALISGREFFKSIPKERNELLALNELLTDFSHTSLRRMHGLSETMLVKKFGPRVSREVEKLIEARLRPLIDSGLVLFEIGKNGKHWRLSPTGLPLADRVFETLTFLKDEIPFKHPEV; encoded by the coding sequence ATGAATCGCCTAGGGATCTACGTTCACATTCCATACTGCTTACAGATCTGCACGTACTGCGATTTCGTTAAATTTGAATCCAAAGATCTTCCGCCGCCGCGAGATTACATCTCACTTTTAGCGCTAGAACTTTCGTCGCGACGAGAGGCGTTCACACCCATTGCAACAGAAGTTCATTCCATTTACTTTGGCGGCGGTACTCCTAGCCTGTTCTCGCCACAAGAAATCCTATCGGTGTTAGATGAAATTGAAAAGAACGGCTTAAAATTCCGGGACCGGCTTGGAAAGCTTGAAATCACGCTCGAGATAAACCCAGGCACAATCGACCTGCAGTCCCTTGAGCTCTACTTAAAGATGGGAATCAGTCGTTTTTCAGTCGGTGCCCAGACTTTTGACGAGTCGCTACTGGTGAAGACAGGGCGAAAACACACGGTTCAAGAGACCGTCGAAACTCTCGAGCTCTTGGCCAACAAGGGTGTGAATTACTCGTTTGACCTCCTTTTTGGCCTACCCGGGCAATCGCTCGAGGGCGTTCAGGCCGATGTCCGCCGGGCCATGATGTTCAGCCCCTCTCACATAAGTGCCTATAATTTAACCGTGCCTACCGGGCACCCGCTGAACCGCGGTAGGGCGAGTGATGACGTCCAGGCGGAAATGTTCTCACTGATCGAATCCGAATTGGCGCAGGGGGGAATTACCCGTTACGAAGTTTCTAACTTTGCAAAACCTGGCTTCGAATCTCAGCACAATCTTTTGTACTGGACGGATCAGCCTTACTGGGGTCTTGGGATCGGCGCACACTCCTACATCCCAGGAGACGGCAGCCGCGGTTGGGGTTCCCGTTTTTGGAACCCCGCGACGGTTCGCGCCTACCAGAATGAACTTGCATTGATTTCCGGCAGAGAGTTTTTTAAATCAATTCCGAAAGAACGGAATGAGCTTTTAGCGCTGAATGAGCTGCTGACTGATTTCAGCCACACCTCTTTGCGTCGAATGCACGGTCTCAGCGAAACGATGCTGGTGAAGAAATTTGGCCCCCGCGTATCGCGGGAAGTTGAAAAATTAATTGAAGCGCGGCTAAGACCACTCATCGACAGCGGACTTGTCCTTTTCGAAATCGGAAAAAATGGAAAGCATTGGCGCCTTTCGCCCACGGGTTTACCTTTAGCAGATCGCGTCTTCGAAACACTTACTTTTTTAAAGGACGAAATCCCGTTTAAGCACCCTGAAGTTTGA
- a CDS encoding insulinase family protein: protein MSQKRAVSKSSVSKPNKSGSVHFKLKNGLDVRLVPSSKSPVVSVQMWVKTGSADERKAEEGISHFIEHLLFKGTRKYKVGEIAKTVEASGGELNAWTSFDQTVFYVNISKEFTTTAMDVIADMMGFPLFEADEIDAEREVVLEEIKRTNDSPSRKGSRLLFSSVYRKHPYRLPVIGRPEVIKTIKPAVLRRYFKERYSAKNMVLVIGGDFDVKQMKTLVSERYSELPGSRVRAVKRAAEPKAVPRGKKIFAEASDVQELQLFITWPMPSAKHKDVAALETLGSIFGQGDSSRLVRTLRIDSDCVTSVGAGCFAPKDQGFFSVSATMNPANLDEALKRIQSELTGLLSKPVLDTEIFRAVTGIESSEFYGLETADGLARKVGSLTTLLGDPSEFEKYLKRVEAFDSKMARAMTLKYLDPSRAHVVALVPNAHNLERAKKSLHTFVDGFGRQWRDAKKEKSPVGRVSKGTSKRKVKPAKAWKPQVDGKIEIERRTLSSGLKVIARRTRSTPVISARLGFLGGSRIEAANLSGATELLSRTWISGIKDLSEVELLHRIEAQAAGIGAFGGRHTAGVSAQLLSRSEREIQELFVETTLRPVITDEVVAREKTMMLESLRTRADRPGQIAGRIFMETMFEGHPYALDPMGTEKSLSAIGARDILNLHEATICPADGIFVLSGDADLDSWCDLLEAATKPYAAKRTQFFKKPYKWSGKAEIKKFHEIKKEQSTILIGWPGITLDDPRRHALQIAQAVLAGQGGRLFIELRDKKSLAYSVGPMAMEGVDSGYFGASIGCTPEKGALAISMLRDEFKKLATTRIPQIEMDRAVRYLIGSHDLGLQRATAVSSTILFSEIYGISAESVFQYADVIRAVTAADVQKLMEEILSRHPILVAAGPSAPW from the coding sequence ATGTCTCAAAAGAGAGCCGTTAGCAAGTCCTCAGTTTCCAAACCAAACAAATCGGGTTCCGTGCACTTTAAACTGAAGAACGGTCTCGATGTGCGTCTTGTGCCTTCCTCAAAGTCCCCGGTCGTCTCAGTACAAATGTGGGTGAAGACGGGTTCGGCCGACGAGCGAAAAGCGGAAGAGGGCATCAGCCATTTCATTGAACATTTGCTGTTTAAAGGGACACGAAAATACAAGGTCGGCGAAATTGCGAAAACTGTCGAAGCCAGTGGTGGCGAGCTAAATGCTTGGACAAGTTTTGATCAAACGGTTTTTTATGTGAACATTTCGAAAGAGTTCACCACGACGGCCATGGATGTCATAGCGGACATGATGGGATTTCCTTTGTTTGAGGCCGACGAAATCGATGCGGAACGAGAAGTAGTTTTAGAGGAAATAAAACGAACGAACGACAGCCCTTCGCGAAAGGGCAGCCGACTTTTATTTTCAAGTGTCTATAGAAAGCACCCGTATCGTTTGCCAGTCATCGGACGGCCTGAGGTCATAAAAACCATCAAGCCAGCGGTTTTGAGGCGGTACTTCAAGGAGCGCTACTCCGCTAAAAACATGGTCCTGGTGATCGGCGGCGACTTTGACGTAAAGCAGATGAAAACACTCGTCTCCGAGCGGTATTCCGAGTTACCAGGTTCGCGCGTCCGAGCCGTCAAGCGCGCAGCGGAGCCGAAAGCGGTTCCTCGCGGCAAAAAGATATTTGCGGAAGCTTCCGACGTCCAAGAATTACAGCTTTTCATCACTTGGCCGATGCCGAGTGCTAAACACAAAGACGTTGCGGCACTAGAAACGTTGGGTTCCATTTTTGGTCAAGGAGACTCTAGTCGTCTGGTGCGAACCTTGCGAATTGATTCCGACTGCGTGACTTCCGTAGGCGCCGGGTGTTTCGCCCCTAAGGACCAAGGATTCTTCTCGGTGTCTGCGACTATGAATCCGGCAAACCTCGATGAGGCGTTAAAGCGGATACAGTCAGAACTCACAGGGCTTTTAAGCAAACCGGTCCTGGACACCGAAATATTTCGCGCGGTCACCGGTATTGAAAGTTCCGAGTTTTACGGCCTAGAAACCGCCGATGGCCTCGCAAGAAAAGTAGGATCCTTAACGACACTTCTTGGCGATCCTTCAGAATTTGAAAAGTACTTAAAGCGAGTCGAAGCATTCGATTCAAAAATGGCGCGCGCAATGACATTGAAGTACTTAGACCCTTCTCGTGCTCACGTTGTCGCACTGGTGCCGAACGCACATAATCTGGAGCGAGCGAAAAAGTCGCTGCACACATTTGTCGATGGTTTTGGCCGGCAGTGGCGAGACGCGAAAAAAGAAAAATCTCCGGTTGGCCGCGTTTCAAAGGGCACCTCAAAACGAAAAGTGAAACCAGCGAAAGCGTGGAAGCCCCAGGTCGACGGAAAAATTGAAATTGAGCGACGAACGCTCTCGTCCGGTCTGAAAGTTATAGCTCGGCGAACACGATCGACACCTGTGATTAGCGCAAGACTTGGTTTTCTCGGCGGGTCGCGAATTGAGGCGGCAAATTTAAGTGGCGCAACCGAACTTTTAAGCCGCACATGGATTTCGGGAATAAAAGATCTTTCTGAAGTCGAGCTGTTACACAGAATTGAAGCCCAGGCTGCTGGCATCGGCGCCTTCGGCGGTCGACACACCGCTGGAGTTTCGGCGCAGCTTCTCTCTAGAAGCGAACGTGAAATTCAGGAGCTCTTCGTAGAGACGACGCTTAGGCCCGTCATTACCGACGAAGTAGTTGCGCGTGAAAAAACGATGATGCTCGAGTCCCTCCGCACGCGCGCAGATAGGCCCGGCCAAATTGCAGGTCGCATTTTTATGGAGACGATGTTTGAAGGGCATCCCTACGCTCTCGATCCGATGGGCACAGAAAAATCCCTCTCTGCTATTGGTGCTCGAGATATTTTGAATTTGCACGAAGCTACGATTTGCCCAGCTGATGGGATCTTCGTCTTGTCAGGCGATGCAGATTTAGACAGCTGGTGCGATTTGTTAGAGGCTGCGACGAAGCCCTACGCGGCGAAGCGCACGCAGTTCTTTAAAAAACCCTACAAGTGGAGTGGCAAGGCAGAAATAAAAAAGTTTCACGAAATAAAAAAAGAACAGTCCACAATTCTCATTGGCTGGCCGGGCATCACTCTCGATGATCCGCGACGCCACGCTTTGCAAATTGCTCAGGCGGTGTTGGCGGGGCAGGGAGGACGTTTGTTCATCGAGCTGCGCGACAAAAAGTCGCTCGCTTATAGTGTGGGTCCGATGGCAATGGAAGGCGTGGACTCTGGCTATTTCGGAGCTTCGATCGGCTGTACGCCCGAAAAAGGTGCGCTTGCAATTTCCATGTTGCGAGACGAATTCAAAAAATTGGCGACGACGCGGATTCCTCAAATCGAAATGGATCGCGCTGTTCGCTACCTCATCGGAAGCCATGATCTCGGCCTACAGCGCGCGACCGCTGTGTCGTCCACCATTTTATTCAGTGAAATTTACGGCATTTCTGCAGAAAGCGTTTTTCAATACGCTGACGTCATTCGCGCAGTGACAGCTGCCGACGTTCAAAAGCTAATGGAAGAAATTCTTTCTCGACATCCCATTCTTGTCGCCGCAGGACCAAGTGCGCCGTGGTGA
- a CDS encoding twin-arginine translocase TatA/TatE family subunit has protein sequence MFDIGFGEMILLAAIALIAIGPKQLPDVARAVGKLIGEFKRTVGDVTSTMATARNETDKALRQVSDDLAESIRAAQHAKPIQPLPDHPGEEVAVVPAAANVVPAPAAVASAPAPEVPVASSSVGEKKPS, from the coding sequence ATGTTCGATATTGGCTTTGGGGAAATGATTCTTTTGGCGGCGATTGCACTCATTGCGATTGGCCCCAAGCAACTGCCAGACGTCGCCCGGGCGGTCGGCAAACTTATCGGCGAATTTAAACGAACGGTCGGCGATGTGACATCCACAATGGCCACCGCTAGAAACGAGACCGACAAAGCACTTCGCCAAGTTTCTGATGATCTCGCCGAGTCGATTCGTGCGGCTCAGCACGCAAAACCCATTCAACCATTGCCAGATCATCCAGGTGAAGAAGTTGCCGTGGTTCCAGCGGCAGCAAATGTGGTTCCTGCTCCAGCAGCGGTGGCTTCTGCACCAGCGCCTGAAGTCCCGGTCGCGAGTTCTTCGGTCGGCGAGAAGAAGCCCTCATGA
- the tatC gene encoding twin-arginine translocase subunit TatC translates to MRDTREDNQTLVDHLSELRDRLVKSAWAIAITTAICFFISEQLFNLVRHPIQAYLPEGGLVFTNPMDKFMAHMKLSMVAGVIMACPAWIYQAWMFIAPGLYAHEKKYSLTFVFSGIVLFLTGVSFAYFLVLPSAFDFLFSFGGSVDKPLITISEYMSFFATMTLVFGASFELPLILVALGVLGIVSSSTLREKRRYAIVALAAISAVITPPDVLSMMMLLVPLTALYEISILVVRVVERKRAQTIAPPAV, encoded by the coding sequence ATGAGAGACACGCGCGAGGACAATCAGACTCTTGTTGATCATTTGTCGGAGCTGCGCGATCGACTGGTTAAGTCTGCTTGGGCGATCGCCATCACAACTGCCATTTGTTTTTTCATCTCAGAGCAGCTTTTTAATCTCGTCCGCCATCCTATTCAGGCATATTTGCCCGAGGGTGGGCTCGTCTTTACAAACCCAATGGATAAATTCATGGCTCACATGAAATTATCGATGGTGGCCGGGGTGATCATGGCATGTCCCGCCTGGATTTACCAAGCGTGGATGTTCATTGCTCCTGGGCTTTACGCTCACGAAAAAAAGTATTCACTGACGTTTGTTTTTTCTGGAATCGTTTTGTTTTTAACTGGTGTCTCATTTGCTTATTTTTTGGTGTTGCCAAGTGCTTTCGATTTTCTCTTTAGCTTTGGCGGGTCGGTCGATAAGCCACTGATAACGATTTCCGAATACATGTCCTTTTTCGCAACAATGACGCTAGTATTTGGAGCTTCATTTGAGCTTCCGCTGATACTTGTTGCTCTTGGGGTCCTCGGCATAGTGTCTAGTTCAACACTTCGAGAAAAGCGTCGTTATGCCATCGTTGCTTTGGCTGCGATCTCCGCGGTCATCACGCCTCCAGATGTTTTAAGCATGATGATGTTGCTAGTGCCGCTGACGGCCCTTTACGAAATTTCGATTTTGGTGGTGCGCGTTGTAGAACGAAAGCGCGCGCAAACGATCGCCCCGCCTGCTGTCTAG
- a CDS encoding NFYB/HAP3 family transcription factor subunit translates to MADVLVVTSKVKKLIKEKGDCNTSSETVEVLSKAIERLCQKGIESAKADGRKTVMARDIVIDHI, encoded by the coding sequence ATGGCGGATGTTCTCGTAGTTACGAGTAAGGTTAAGAAGCTGATCAAAGAAAAAGGCGATTGCAACACTTCAAGCGAAACGGTTGAAGTTTTGTCGAAGGCAATTGAACGCCTTTGCCAAAAAGGTATCGAAAGCGCGAAAGCTGATGGCCGTAAAACGGTTATGGCTCGCGATATCGTTATCGACCATATCTAA